The genomic DNA AAAAAATTGATCCAGATAGACACAAATGCATAGAGTGCAAAAGTATTTACTGCAGGCATTGTCGATAATGTCCCTGCAAATGAAAATGTTCAGTGTAAGAATAATAGTTAAATGTTTGATAAAGAATAAACGTTAAACGTCGAAAATATCGATACTAACCGATCAGGAAGCAGAAGCATTCTGACGTACTAGTGAGTAACATTGATGGTCCAACTTCGGCCATGATTCTGCCGATATGATCAGGCACCGATTCTCCGCTACGTCTTGGATTTCTTTGATGCGTattaatcaaaataaaaatattatctaCGCCCACAGCTAGTACCAGAAACGGAATTACCTGTttatatagataatatatgtatatatattcctAATACATAAGTATTTATGTATTGTACAGGAAACGTCTATGTATTGTAGATGAAAAAAGCGGTTATTCTGTTATTTGCGAATTCCTTTATATCCACTCATTTACCTCGATCGTGAGTAGTGTCGTGGGTACTCCGATATAGCCAAATATACCAAGGGAAGAAGCTACTGACGCTATTACGGTGATAACTCCACCGATacttaatattattttactgttTGCCTAAAACGACAGAAACATGAAAAAGGAGAACGAATGCGAAAATATGGACGCAGACGAACGTGATTATTAACTACATATAtatcaaaaagaaaaacttacgaaatattttttaacggaACATTTTATTTCGCTTAAGGCAAAAGCTACGTAAAGGAACATCAACACGTAACTGAATATTACTGTTACTGCTTCTGCTTTCGACGATCGCTCTAATTCATCCTCAATTGATTTCTCCGTAGTATAGGCGACATCCATAAATTCTGGTCTCTCTTTGACATCCCATTCTTTCATAAAGTCAATGAATCTAAAAGATTAAGTCGAATGATTGAATATTTCAATAGAAAAGTGTCAATCCTATTTTTGTGAATCAATTTTACCGCTGTTCCCACTTGCGAGTTGCATCAAGTACAGTTTTGTTTAGTGAGTTTTTTACAAGAAACGATAAAATCAATCCggtcgatttgatgtaatcTGTCGCATCGTAATTGAATTCGTCCTCACGAAGAAATCCTCCAAAGGCTAGCGCGGGTAAAACCGGCCCCTTGTACGGTGCCAGGCATTCAGGATTGTATGGATTTCTTCAAAAGAGATATGATAAAAGAAATTGGCAATAACAATAGCAAGGCACAATAAATACTCCTTACTTACTGAACACACTTGTACAATTCATCCAAATAATTTACTTCGTACGTATCTGATGTATCTGTCTTATTAAACGAAGTGagattattttgaaaataccCCCATACACTTTGCACTGTACAAAGATCTAAAGTAACGGGGCCAAAAAATTCGCTTTGAACAGGAGCATAACAGATATGTTCCAAACCTTCTCCGTCGTTTTGTCCAAgctgaaaatttcaatatcaacGCGGTCTCGTTCATATTacatgtattttttctttccattcaacattttttttttatctcttaTCTTACttgcaatattttcttttgGAGATCATATACAGAGAGCAAAAACTCCTTGTTGAACACAGGACCGAATTCAAGATTACCATTTGTTGTGTTGTGGATTATctaaatataatttgaaacATACGTTTACGTATTCGAATACTTAACATGCCTACTACGTTTATGTTTAAAATTTCGGATAACTGAACAACTTTACCTTACCAAGGCCCACGGACTTAATATAAATCTGCTCAGTTCTGTAGAACGGTTGAAAATGAGAATCGAAGTAATTTTTCTCAAGTCTAGCTCTGCTAGTAGGTGCTGCCCAAATTTCTATCGGGTTACTTGTTATAGAAAGATACGTCATTCCGTAACTTAATCCCAATATTACGCACGAACAGATGATTAACGTGATGAATGGATATTTTGCGAATGCTATCGAACATAAGTATAGTTAGTGTAATCGTATTATTCACATCAGTAAAAATAACAGGATAGTCACTAAcgatatatgaatatatataatatataaagatatatgtataaacgTATAGTGATAAACGTAATTCAGTACTATGATTAATAATAGAGTATTTTGATTAACATCCAATACAACACacgtattgtaattatataaatacataaatagatAAAGTAATTAGAAAAACGTACCTTTGCCCCAAGCAGTGAAAGCcacatgaaatattttatgatatcCTCTACAAATAATCAGGTTTTTTCCGTCTTCATCATTCACAACATATCAAACAGATATAGAACAGATATAAATTCGCTTATATTCACTAATGCACATAAGTGCCTATATATGTACTTGTACTACATAGTACTACAAtgatttttcaatattattcgTTGGCGATTATTAGATATCGTAAAACCCTTATTTAAAAAACACTATATGAAAAGAATgttttcaacatttttatcaTGGTCATTTGTTGTACGCTAGATACTAATAAATTTGGTTCAAAACATGTTCTTTTTACGTGGCTGCAAACGATCACGTTTGATCTAACgctatgtacatatgtatttacaATGTACATAGCATACAAGTACGTATAAGCACTTATGCAAGCTgcttatattaaatattataaatacctAAGCGAAATATTCTCCGTACGAATTGATATACAAGTGTGATTAATAAGGCGATGCAACTGATTCCAACTGCTATTATGATACCATAGGCGTTTATTCCAAAAAGAATGAAGGGAACATTATTGCTTTCGTCTAATTTGATGAGAGGACAGGATTTTGGACAGTCAACGCAACTACATGCCGATAAACCCTGTCAAAAAAGAACGCaaatataaatcattttttatagTTATAGTAACAGTTTATGTACTCTTTAAAACATagacatatgtatgtatttaattatatgtGTATTGGTCTACTCTTTGTATGTGTATTCAATGTGTATCATTTGATACACATGTGAATCACAATATGAATCATTTCAATGTGTATTCGTCTTTGGACTCACATCATACTGTTCGTCACATGTCTTCGTAGGTTCGTTCCAATATGGCTTATCTGTTATAAAAGTCATTCGAAAGGCTATAAAACCATTTGCAATCGGATCACCTTGAAACTCGTACCATCTACAATTATacttttttgaaattttgatatAAGTATGTAAATAGATAACTTACGTAAATTTACGTAAATATCTATTGCTTCATATAAAGTTACGGTAGGATggtttaaattttataattgctTACAATTTTGCATTGCATCTACTAGCACCGTGAACTCCACAAGCGAGATCCATAGCTAAATTTCCAGATGCTGGATACACGACATTCTTACAGGAATCATAGGTATCGTTCATGTATTTTTCATCAATATAAACCTAAAACGATTGAAAAtggatataatttatttattcatgcGAAAGATTGAAGAATAAGTAGAGTAGATTTTTCGAGAgacattaaattttttacatttaacgAACTTGTTATGTCATAGAATGATATTAAAGCGCGTCTGATTCACTCACTTCCAATTCTTCGACGTATTCTTTGCCTTCTGAAGTTTTATTTGTTTTCGTGACATTGAGAAATCTACTTTGTTCAGGACTACAACTTAAATCGCATAGTAacttatatacattttttatacaaGTTGGACATCGGCCAAAGATGGTTTCGGCCATAGACAGCTGTGTAACCAACGTTTCAATATTATCAGAGTCGCAACATAATTCTGGTTCATTCGAACCTAAAACATTTACACGTAActacatatttaaatatatatatatgtacaagaCCTGATGCATGAGAAACGAATAAGCAATAAGGAAAGATACAAGTAATGTTCaaagtaaaaatgaaaatgaaaatgaaaatgaaaatgaaaatgaaaatgaaaatgaaaatgaaaatgaaaatgaaaatgaaaatgaaaatgaaaatgaaaatgaaaatgaaaatgaaaatgaaaatgaaaatgaaaatgaaaatgaaaatgaaaatgaaaatgaaaatgaaaatgaaaatgaaaatgaaattaatacctatattttcgaaatattgtGGACATTTTCCACGGAGAAGTTCTGAGGCTGATGTGTTATTGATTGGTTTTGCAGTATTGTTTGCCGCACACGCAAGCTGCAAATTTTTCCGGGTACCACACTTTCCGTACCATACACAGTGGTATTTATCTGTGCATTGCGTTAATTGTAACATATAACAGAATAGTAGTAAAACAAATATTCTGTTTCGACTCATATTGCGAATAATTCAAAACTCAAGCGTGAATTTCGGATTTCACCCGTAGATTATGTTAACTTCACAGAGTTTggttcttttcttcttcgataCCTCTTAACTTCCTTCCTTCACAATCACTACCAACAAATGAATTGATAACTATTTTGTCATTAATGTCACCTATGAATCGTTTGTTTTGTTACTCAATCGAAGAATCAGTCTGGAATACCTTAAACTAATACTGACTTTTCGTCTTCATATCGAATTTATCGAACATCTTATCGTGTGattgaatatattaataaaggAGCTGTTAGAAAGAGATGAACATTTACAATGAAATTAAACTTCTCGTAAGCAGTAATGGAAATATAAAAACTTATCGGAGCAGAGTACATCGTAgattaatatcgatatactCAATAAATCATTGATAATGATCGGTTCATGCAGGGCCGATTTAAAGTTTTTCAGGCCTGGAACGTTTGGAAAATGACTTAACGGTGATTCTTCATACAAAAATGAGAAAGGGAGAGGCGTgttgaaatgaaataaatttccataaatataaaataagacttattttgcaataaatcatattgaaatatttttataaaatccagtttcttttgtaattgtttcatttttacaaaagtttttaaaagaataatataagtaatataaatatattgtatatacagCTTTTGGTCGAATAATTCCTTAtgaagaaacaagaaaaaactatagagtaaaatattttcatataacgCTCCGTTTCAGAGAAaatcaaaattgaaaatttatcaagtataTATACTtgatagaagaaagaagaaactatGTAAAGTAgcttattaataaaatttaaaacttaTAAAACAAGCTACCGTTACAAAACTTTTTTCAaagcattttcaaatttttgttccaacTTAGACAATTATTTTCAGGGACTTAAAAAATGGGAATTCTCCCGTGAAGACACTTAATCCGTACCTGGCCTCAGTATCAAGTTGTGCACACCTGCGTTCTATCTAGTTTTAATTGGAGATAATAATACACCTGTGTTATGTACTTTGTCACAGTTACCGAATCATTCTTACtctacaatattatttttaaattttactcttgtatatatgtatatataataaaatcagATAGaatcgcaaaaaaagaaagagtaaTATGTAAGAACGATGAATGGAGTAGAAAAGGAGGTAGAAAAGATACGCATCTTTGATACTGAATAAtcatattttaataacttAATGATTGTACAAATGGATCATTCTTGAACATTTCCGTGTAACCGAGGAACAGTAACAATAAATACAGgaattatcataattatataatgttcaTTACTAATGTATAATTACACAAAACATAAACAACATGTTTGCACTGCCTTTGCGTATTTATACGTAAGGTACAAGGTTTCTCAATTTCTGATTCATCACACAAGTGTGCATATGTATTAATGACAGGGAAATAATATACGTAGAAAgattcgttatatcgtcattGTATTCTAtacttgttttattttaacacGACCGGCCCACCCTGTTCCAATTTGTTTTGTATTcatattaatattcatattcATATTCATATTCGTATTCATATTCATATTCATATTCATATTCGTATTCATATTCATATTCACATTTATATTCGTATTCCTACTCATATTTGTATCTCTTATATTTCcgtttatataattatacaataataattcTATCGATCTCTCTCATTTCAAATATTCGGATTCACAACCATTCAAAGGCTGATGTCCGTTTATTTTTTGCTTCCCACTTCCTTCTTCTCtcatttttccaattttcttcTCTCATTCCTccatatacatacacacatacatacaatCAAACGTACACACATCACGGAGCCACGTTTACCGTCTTCACTCTTATTCATTCACTCACTCATTTACTTacttttcccctttttctcGCATCCTGTCTCTTCTCCctcatttttgttttctccTTTCACTCTGTATACTCAGTGCCCGTAACAATATCGAAATTGTCGTCGTCACAATTTAAGTACATTATGTTCAACGGTATCGATAaagtttatttcaataaaatttctgGATAATGTcaataatatagtataatagaTGATAAGTACTTGACGATTCACTTCGATTGGGgcgaaaaatatgaaacttgTTACTAGGCCAACTATGTACCAAGATACGTCTCCGAGCTACAGTGTTGCGACCATTTGCCATTTTTCTCATTGCCTGCGTTGCGTGTTTATTCAATCTTCAGGAACTTTACGATACTCCTAACATTTTTAGGATCCGTTATCACGCACCAACGGCCTAATTTCTCACAAGCTAAACACACAAAATACTTTgatcttaattattttttcgctTTATCGCTCTTCAAATTTCCGATTTCTTCTCATTcttattattaacaatattatcgatacttttctttattaatacTGCTAACgtgattataataattataattctcaTTTTTCGTTGTACCAGTTTTCCTTCTTTTGAaacagaaaaaataattaatctaaGATTTCCATTGATTGTCATATAAATATGAATGTATGTATGTAGGCGTAATACGATCTACTGAATGGAATATTAAACACTAAAAACCTTATCACTAGGTTTTTATGTTTGATGGATAAAGTATTTCATATATAACAAACCGATTTAATACtctgaaaaattacgaaaaagtaatatttattattggaCCAATTACTCCTATCACGATTCTAACTCATTCTGTATCGATGTTAATTCCAAATGAATTACAATTTAAAGAAGGAATCTCAATTTATCTTGTGTAGGATAAACAGGATGTCATGCAGAtcgagaaaaaaggaaatatcaACTTTTGTTCGGAAACGTATCTCggtaaaatttatataataaaatttgtgtgttacatattttaatatgttgTGTGTatgtagtagtagtagcagcAGTAGCAGCAGTAGTAGCAGCAATTGCAGTAGTAGCggtagtagtagtagcagtagtaATAGCAGAAGCAGcagtagtagtaatagtaatagtagtaataggattagtaatagtagtagtagtaagaGGAAGGGGAGAGGTGGGAGTGGTAATAGAAGTAGTAGTAGGAGTAGCAACAGTAGTAGCAGcagtaatagtagtagtagtagtaatagtagtataGTGTAGCAGTGTGATAGTGTAATAATGTAACAGTAGTAGTagtggtagtagtagtagtagtagtggtagtagtaatagtagtagtggtagtagtagtagtagtagtagtagtggtagtagtaatagtagtagtagtagtagtagtagtagtagtagtagtagtagtagtagacAATGCAATAACTCGAGCAACGGAAAATCTGTAAATCTTAAATCCGCACGCattatatctataataatcgttaagtagatattttgttatttcttctccatcgtgaaatattaatcaataacttattatgtatgtacgtattgTGTGTATATGCGCACGTGTGCGATTATGCGATTACTATGTAAGTGTGTGCATATGTTGCAAAGTGTGCACGTATGTATGGATGTTGaatgagaaaaaaaagagcacGTGGTTTTATAGCATAATGATAATTATAGAAAGTGTAAAGAATTTTATCGTACAGCTACGATCAAGCTTTCAAATTCTATAAATCGGTGTAAAATGTACATCTATCGCTTTTCTGTGATTTCAGTTTGTagtcttattttatttttggttggttgacaatttttcattttttcaaattatttctcattttctttctttctcttcattttctttcctttcttgcTACTCTTCTTCTACtcctttttatttgtttcctATAATTTGTCGTATTTGGTCTTATTTGGTTTATTCTTtcgttatatacaatattcaACAGTATACAATGCTCATTCAATACGTTTTTTTATTGCCCGCGTGTGTCATTTTTTCTACATGTTCCAAGTGAACATACGCAAACTTCAAGCGGAAGCGGAGCGTAAAAGACGATTTTCAACCATGATCTTTCAAAGATACTTGACATGGATTTTCAAGTTTCGGTAGTAATATGCAGATGTATTCGTATATTCATACCCTCCCCCCCCGCCCAGAATATTACATT from Bombus huntii isolate Logan2020A chromosome 5, iyBomHunt1.1, whole genome shotgun sequence includes the following:
- the LOC126865902 gene encoding NPC intracellular cholesterol transporter 1 homolog 1b-like isoform X2 — encoded protein: MSRNRIFVLLLFCYMLQLTQCTDKYHCVWYGKCGTRKNLQLACAANNTAKPINNTSASELLRGKCPQYFENIGSNEPELCCDSDNIETLVTQLSMAETIFGRCPTCIKNVYKLLCDLSCSPEQSRFLNVTKTNKTSEGKEYVEELEVYIDEKYMNDTYDSCKNVVYPASGNLAMDLACGVHGASRCNAKLWYEFQGDPIANGFIAFRMTFITDKPYWNEPTKTCDEQYDGLSACSCVDCPKSCPLIKLDESNNVPFILFGINAYGIIIAVGISCIALLITLVYQFVRRIFRLDGKNLIICRGYHKIFHVAFTAWGKAFAKYPFITLIICSCVILGLSYGMTYLSITSNPIEIWAAPTSRARLEKNYFDSHFQPFYRTEQIYIKSVGLGKIIHNTTNGNLEFGPVFNKEFLLSVYDLQKKILQLGQNDGEGLEHICYAPVQSEFFGPVTLDLCTVQSVWGYFQNNLTSFNKTDTSDTYEVNYLDELYKCVQNPYNPECLAPYKGPVLPALAFGGFLREDEFNYDATDYIKSTGLILSFLVKNSLNKTVLDATRKWEQRFIDFMKEWDVKERPEFMDVAYTTEKSIEDELERSSKAEAVTVIFSYVLMFLYVAFALSEIKCSVKKYFANSKIILSIGGVITVIASVASSLGIFGYIGVPTTLLTIEVIPFLVLAVGVDNIFILINTHQRNPRRSGESVPDHIGRIMAEVGPSMLLTSTSECFCFLIGTLSTMPAVNTFALYAFVSIWINFLLQITAFVSLLSLDEQRFENNYLDVLCCIKTKKENFIVGENFSFAHTIFKRFYTPFLMKTPIRIIVLIIFIVVLLTHVIVLPDISIGLDQKLSMPADSYVLKYFQFMEDLLSMGPPVYFVVTPGLDYSRRMVQNIICGGQGCNSDSLYTQIYSAAKQPQKSYLSKSASSWIDDYMDWSQISDCCKYFQHNQSFCPHTDYSCEECNIHIDADHRPDPYSFRKYISYFIQDIPDPSCAKSGRAAYFDAAGISVEFCSHIIHSYLKSTKKTKIDRASDALNNMGSSVFSGITLTKIVGIIILAFSKTQIFQIFFFRMYLSIVVFGAAHGLIFLPVLLSFIGPSRTLTNVAENENKNGQYITNITFNKY
- the LOC126865902 gene encoding NPC intracellular cholesterol transporter 1 homolog 1b-like isoform X3 translates to MNDTYDSCKNVVYPASGNLAMDLACGVHGASRCNAKLWYEFQGDPIANGFIAFRMTFITDKPYWNEPTKTCDEQYDGLSACSCVDCPKSCPLIKLDESNNVPFILFGINAYGIIIAVGISCIALLITLVYQFVRRIFRLDGKNLIICRGYHKIFHVAFTAWGKAFAKYPFITLIICSCVILGLSYGMTYLSITSNPIEIWAAPTSRARLEKNYFDSHFQPFYRTEQIYIKSVGLGKIIHNTTNGNLEFGPVFNKEFLLSVYDLQKKILQLGQNDGEGLEHICYAPVQSEFFGPVTLDLCTVQSVWGYFQNNLTSFNKTDTSDTYEVNYLDELYKCVQNPYNPECLAPYKGPVLPALAFGGFLREDEFNYDATDYIKSTGLILSFLVKNSLNKTVLDATRKWEQRFIDFMKEWDVKERPEFMDVAYTTEKSIEDELERSSKAEAVTVIFSYVLMFLYVAFALSEIKCSVKKYFANSKIILSIGGVITVIASVASSLGIFGYIGVPTTLLTIEVIPFLVLAVGVDNIFILINTHQRNPRRSGESVPDHIGRIMAEVGPSMLLTSTSECFCFLIGTLSTMPAVNTFALYAFVSIWINFLLQITAFVSLLSLDEQRFENNYLDVLCCIKTKKENFIVGENFSFAHTIFKRFYTPFLMKTPIRIIVLIIFIVVLLTHVIVLPDISIGLDQKLSMPADSYVLKYFQFMEDLLSMGPPVYFVVTPGLDYSRRMVQNIICGGQGCNSDSLYTQIYSAAKQPQKSYLSKSASSWIDDYMDWSQISDCCKYFQHNQSFCPHTDYSCEECNIHIDADHRPDPYSFRKYISYFIQDIPDPSCAKSGRAAYFDAINYHTDKYGLTDVKDSYFMGYHIPLKKSSDWYEALRSARTIADNITTMINSKNLTNENITIFPYSIFYVYYEQYLTIWKETLSSLGYSLCVIFIVTLILTGLSLFSAIIVILTVLMIIVNIGGLMYWWHIQLNAVSLVNLVVAAGISVEFCSHIIHSYLKSTKKTKIDRASDALNNMGSSVFSGITLTKIVGIIILAFSKTQIFQIFFFRMYLSIVVFGAAHGLIFLPVLLSFIGPSRTLTNVAENENKNGQYITNITFNKY
- the LOC126865902 gene encoding NPC intracellular cholesterol transporter 1 homolog 1b-like isoform X1 encodes the protein MSRNRIFVLLLFCYMLQLTQCTDKYHCVWYGKCGTRKNLQLACAANNTAKPINNTSASELLRGKCPQYFENIGSNEPELCCDSDNIETLVTQLSMAETIFGRCPTCIKNVYKLLCDLSCSPEQSRFLNVTKTNKTSEGKEYVEELEVYIDEKYMNDTYDSCKNVVYPASGNLAMDLACGVHGASRCNAKLWYEFQGDPIANGFIAFRMTFITDKPYWNEPTKTCDEQYDGLSACSCVDCPKSCPLIKLDESNNVPFILFGINAYGIIIAVGISCIALLITLVYQFVRRIFRLDGKNLIICRGYHKIFHVAFTAWGKAFAKYPFITLIICSCVILGLSYGMTYLSITSNPIEIWAAPTSRARLEKNYFDSHFQPFYRTEQIYIKSVGLGKIIHNTTNGNLEFGPVFNKEFLLSVYDLQKKILQLGQNDGEGLEHICYAPVQSEFFGPVTLDLCTVQSVWGYFQNNLTSFNKTDTSDTYEVNYLDELYKCVQNPYNPECLAPYKGPVLPALAFGGFLREDEFNYDATDYIKSTGLILSFLVKNSLNKTVLDATRKWEQRFIDFMKEWDVKERPEFMDVAYTTEKSIEDELERSSKAEAVTVIFSYVLMFLYVAFALSEIKCSVKKYFANSKIILSIGGVITVIASVASSLGIFGYIGVPTTLLTIEVIPFLVLAVGVDNIFILINTHQRNPRRSGESVPDHIGRIMAEVGPSMLLTSTSECFCFLIGTLSTMPAVNTFALYAFVSIWINFLLQITAFVSLLSLDEQRFENNYLDVLCCIKTKKENFIVGENFSFAHTIFKRFYTPFLMKTPIRIIVLIIFIVVLLTHVIVLPDISIGLDQKLSMPADSYVLKYFQFMEDLLSMGPPVYFVVTPGLDYSRRMVQNIICGGQGCNSDSLYTQIYSAAKQPQKSYLSKSASSWIDDYMDWSQISDCCKYFQHNQSFCPHTDYSCEECNIHIDADHRPDPYSFRKYISYFIQDIPDPSCAKSGRAAYFDAINYHTDKYGLTDVKDSYFMGYHIPLKKSSDWYEALRSARTIADNITTMINSKNLTNENITIFPYSIFYVYYEQYLTIWKETLSSLGYSLCVIFIVTLILTGLSLFSAIIVILTVLMIIVNIGGLMYWWHIQLNAVSLVNLVVAAGISVEFCSHIIHSYLKSTKKTKIDRASDALNNMGSSVFSGITLTKIVGIIILAFSKTQIFQIFFFRMYLSIVVFGAAHGLIFLPVLLSFIGPSRTLTNVAENENKNGQYITNITFNKY